The following coding sequences are from one Paracoccus alcaliphilus window:
- a CDS encoding 3-hydroxyacyl-CoA dehydrogenase NAD-binding domain-containing protein yields the protein MTDFTMQKDAEGVAIITWDVPGKSMNVLSLEGAAELDALIGDALADEAVKGIVITSGKKDFAAGMDLNVIAGMRDNGGAQGVFDGIMSLHHSLRKIERAGMDPKTLKGGKPIASALPGTALGIGLELPLATHRIFAADNPKARIGLPEIMVGIFPGGGGTIRLSRKLGAMGAAPFLLEGKLSDPKKAKAAGLIDEVVADPVASAREWVLNASDADLVKPWDQKGYKMPGGEPFHPAGFMTFVGASAMVHGKTMGVYPAARALLSAVYEGAQVPFDQALKIEARWFTNVLMNPSSTAMIRSLFINKEALEKGANRPDAPDQKVARVGILGAGMMGAGIAYVSAMAGIQVVLIDAKQDAAEKGKAYSETLLDKAISRKKSTEEKKAEVLGRITATTDYAALEGCDLIVEAVFEDPGVKADVTAKAEAVIPQDAIFATNTSTLPISDLARASARPDQFIGIHFFSPVDKMLLVEIIKGRETGPRAVAKALDFVRQIRKTPIVVNDARFFYANRCIIPYINEGVRMVAEGVNPTLVENAAKMMGMPLGPLQLVDETSIDLGVKVAKATKAAMGDAYPDGTVDEVLFWMADEGRLGRKANAGFYAYDDKGKRQGLWEGLDAKYPRAGDQPDLHDIQHRLMFAQTLEAVRALEDGVLEDIREGDVGAILGWGFAPWSGGPFAWLDMLGAARAVEICDRLTAAHGERFAAPALLREMAAKGQGFYERFGAGKQAA from the coding sequence ATGACCGATTTCACCATGCAGAAGGACGCCGAGGGCGTCGCGATCATCACCTGGGACGTGCCGGGCAAATCCATGAACGTGCTGTCTCTGGAAGGCGCGGCGGAACTGGACGCGCTGATCGGGGACGCGCTGGCCGACGAGGCCGTGAAGGGCATCGTCATCACCAGCGGCAAGAAGGATTTCGCCGCCGGGATGGACCTGAACGTCATCGCCGGAATGCGCGACAATGGCGGTGCGCAGGGCGTCTTTGACGGGATCATGTCGCTGCACCATTCGCTGCGCAAGATCGAGCGTGCGGGCATGGACCCCAAGACGCTGAAGGGCGGCAAGCCCATCGCATCCGCCCTGCCCGGCACCGCGCTTGGCATCGGGCTGGAACTGCCGCTGGCCACGCATCGCATCTTTGCCGCCGACAACCCGAAGGCCAGGATCGGCCTGCCCGAGATCATGGTCGGCATCTTTCCCGGCGGCGGCGGCACCATCCGCCTGTCGCGCAAGCTGGGCGCGATGGGCGCCGCCCCCTTCCTGCTGGAAGGCAAGCTGAGCGATCCGAAAAAGGCCAAGGCCGCAGGGCTGATCGACGAGGTGGTGGCCGATCCGGTCGCCTCGGCCCGGGAATGGGTGCTGAACGCCTCGGATGCCGATCTGGTCAAGCCGTGGGATCAGAAAGGCTACAAGATGCCGGGCGGAGAGCCGTTCCACCCGGCGGGCTTCATGACCTTCGTGGGCGCCAGCGCGATGGTTCATGGCAAGACGATGGGCGTCTATCCCGCCGCCCGGGCGCTGCTGTCGGCGGTCTATGAAGGGGCGCAGGTGCCCTTCGATCAGGCGCTGAAGATCGAGGCGCGCTGGTTCACCAATGTGCTGATGAACCCGTCCTCGACGGCGATGATCCGCAGCCTGTTCATCAACAAGGAGGCGCTGGAGAAGGGCGCCAACCGCCCCGACGCGCCCGATCAGAAGGTCGCCAGGGTCGGCATCCTTGGCGCGGGGATGATGGGTGCCGGCATCGCCTATGTCAGCGCGATGGCGGGAATCCAGGTGGTGCTGATCGACGCGAAACAGGACGCGGCCGAGAAGGGCAAGGCCTATTCCGAAACCCTGCTGGACAAGGCGATCAGCCGCAAGAAATCGACCGAGGAAAAGAAGGCCGAAGTGCTGGGCCGCATTACCGCCACCACCGATTACGCCGCGCTGGAGGGCTGCGACCTGATCGTGGAAGCCGTATTCGAGGATCCCGGCGTCAAGGCCGACGTCACCGCAAAGGCCGAAGCCGTGATCCCGCAGGACGCGATCTTCGCCACCAACACCTCGACCCTGCCGATCAGCGATCTGGCCCGCGCCAGTGCCCGCCCCGATCAGTTCATCGGCATCCACTTCTTCTCGCCCGTGGACAAGATGCTGCTGGTCGAGATCATCAAGGGCCGCGAGACCGGCCCCCGCGCCGTCGCCAAGGCGCTGGATTTCGTCCGCCAGATCCGCAAGACCCCCATCGTCGTGAACGACGCGCGCTTCTTCTATGCCAACCGCTGCATCATCCCCTATATCAACGAGGGCGTGCGCATGGTGGCCGAGGGTGTCAACCCCACGCTGGTCGAAAATGCCGCCAAGATGATGGGCATGCCGCTGGGTCCGCTGCAACTGGTCGATGAAACCTCGATCGACCTTGGCGTCAAGGTCGCCAAGGCGACAAAGGCGGCGATGGGCGATGCCTATCCCGATGGCACGGTCGATGAGGTGCTGTTCTGGATGGCGGATGAGGGCCGGCTGGGCCGCAAGGCCAATGCGGGTTTCTATGCCTATGACGACAAGGGCAAGCGGCAGGGCCTGTGGGAAGGGCTGGACGCGAAATATCCGCGCGCCGGGGACCAGCCCGATCTGCACGATATCCAGCACCGCCTGATGTTCGCCCAGACGCTGGAAGCCGTACGCGCATTGGAGGATGGCGTGTTGGAGGATATCCGCGAAGGCGATGTCGGCGCCATCCTCGGCTGGGGTTTTGCGCCGTGGTCGGGCGGGCCGTTCGCATGGCTGGACATGCTGGGCGCCGCCCGCGCGGTCGAGATCTGCGACCGCCTGACCGCCGCGCATGGCGAGCGTTTCGCCGCCCCCGCCCTGCTGCGCGAGATGGCGGCAAAGGGTCAGGGTTTCTATGAACGCTTTGGCGCGGGCAAGCAGGCCGCCTGA